Genomic segment of Verrucomicrobiota bacterium:
AATCGACACAGCGAGTCTATCCGGCTCTGGCTGGGACTTTCACATTAAGGATTCATTTATCCATTACGAATTAATGGAGCTCTTTAAGGCAAAACTGGTAGAGACAGTGATCTTCGAAGAGCTGCACATTTCTATCAATCCGGCTGAACTTGAGGAAAGTGATGACCCCTTGACCATAGCATTGCTTCAGAATCTTCCGGCAAAACAGATTGAAGTTAGGGCAGGTCGTTTCACTCTGATTCTGGAGGAAGAAGTACTGGAGATTAACTGGAGCGGGAAGATCTTGGTGACTGAAGGAGAGACGCTGGTATTCACGGCAACCAAACTACAAATCAATAAGCTATCACCGGAGGGCGATCGGATCGTAACCATGGGTGAGTTACAAGACCCGGCAGGCGTTGTAATGCTTAGCATGGCTCAGGATGGATCCCAAGCCGGCCTGGCACTAAATCTATCTGGCATTGAATCCTCAGGTGCCGATTGGAAAATTGAACAAGGGTCAGTCTCGGGACAACTCGGATTTGAAGATGTGCAACTTGCCGGTTTGGACCTGGCGGACAAAGAGATCCTTCTCCCTCGATTGATGGAAAGTCTTTCAGGTACGATTTCGATGGGAGCCAATGAATTGGGTTTTCAGGACATAAACGCACAGTGGATTTCAGGAACCCTGGAGTTTGTTAAAACGGAGGACCCTGAGACATTTACAAACAAGGCCAAGTTCTCGGTAGGAATCGCAAGCACAGGCAAAGAATCCGTTCAACAAATCAATATAGGAGTCACAAACTTTGGGAACTTAGGTGCCATAAAATCGGATGGAGAAATTACCTTCCTTTTCGAAGGAGTAGAAGGAGGAGTCACATTCAATCAATCCACTTTTGATCCACTGGATCAATGGTCATTAATTGGTGAATACACCCTCAATCCCTTGGTTTTCGATTATTCAGACCTGATAAGTAGAAAAATTGATTCGATTGATGACCTATCTTTTTCAGGTGGAATTTCTGCAAAGGGAGACTACCAGATGAGCGCAGTCGAATTCGATGCAGGCGCACGAATCGATTTCACCGAAGGCTCGATTGCCATGCCCTCCAAAGAACTCAATGCTTCCGGGATTAAAGCAACCGTCGATTTCACCTCTTTAACCCAACTCACAAGCGCCTCCGGCGAAT
This window contains:
- a CDS encoding YdbH domain-containing protein; protein product: MPKKGKRYVLKALGIAGVLFLIFIAAIWWRLPDVLTVIGNQLLAKNGFPNSSITISEADSDHLTIDTASLSGSGWDFHIKDSFIHYELMELFKAKLVETVIFEELHISINPAELEESDDPLTIALLQNLPAKQIEVRAGRFTLILEEEVLEINWSGKILVTEGETLVFTATKLQINKLSPEGDRIVTMGELQDPAGVVMLSMAQDGSQAGLALNLSGIESSGADWKIEQGSVSGQLGFEDVQLAGLDLADKEILLPRLMESLSGTISMGANELGFQDINAQWISGTLEFVKTEDPETFTNKAKFSVGIASTGKESVQQINIGVTNFGNLGAIKSDGEITFLFEGVEGGVTFNQSTFDPLDQWSLIGEYTLNPLVFDYSDLISRKIDSIDDLSFSGGISAKGDYQMSAVEFDAGARIDFTEGSIAMPSKELNASGIKATVDFTSLTQLTSASGESSLSIKLIKLGDLEFTETRLSFDIPGADKFFILSGQTNLFDGTLTLKPATVSTNPLSFETAVSFDRLSLKTIVGNLAFFNGTMEGAISGYLPITYRDSQLLSGEGFLGLSNNEPARMRYKTKGLLKKEVPKNIGFFEGLANRLLGQLKLAPEKVVEDALSDLAISELRVDLLSSDTPETPLKIRLAGEGKTGKTAVPLVLDTNINGSLEELFNFLLRINSIGTPSLQ